Below is a genomic region from Equus caballus isolate H_3958 breed thoroughbred chromosome X, TB-T2T, whole genome shotgun sequence.
CGGATAGATAGCAAGGCTAGAACCACGGCGGCTTCCTTCGCCAGGAGGCTGCGGTCTCTCACTTCTGGCCTGGTTGGCCAGATTTTTCTGGCACGTAGACTGCCCCCCTCAGGGCATGGGCTGGGGCCCTGGAGCCCCCTTTGGGGCGGAGCCGGGAAGGTGTGAGTCAGCGGGCAGGGCTAAAAAAGGCTGTTACAACCTTTGGGCCGCGCCTCCCTCTTCCATAGATGGTGACAAACTGCAGCCGGGCTTGTGTGCACATGCCACACGCTGGGCGTTCCCGGTCCTGGGAGAGGCCAGAGTTTCCTCCATCCTGGGAACAGAGCCCCAAAGCCGGAGCTTATATGGCTAGTGGGACTCCAACCGGGATAGCCCCGAAGCAGACGCTGGCCAAGGCCAGAAATGTCCAGTCACCTCCGCTGTCACCACATCCTGAACACTCGGCCCCATACACCCAACGAAGGAAGCTGTGGTCAGGCCAGAACCGGCAACTCTCACTCCTatgggtggggggggggctggggagtggggagagaaattAAAGGACTGGAGTGTGAGTGTCCAGGGTGGCTgttggggagcagagagggactgcAAAGCCAGGCTGGGAGTTAGGGTATAAAGAGGTGAAGAGGTGAATGCTTGAAGACGTTGTGGGGGAGGGTGCTGGGGCTTCCAGCTGCCCCTGACTCAGAGCCTGGTGGAGGTGTGGCCCCACAGAAGTCAGGAAAGGGCTCCAGAGCCCCAGTCCTAAAACAGTCACACCCAGGAGACTAATAATAGTAACCCCAGCCACCATTTACTTAGCCTTATCCTGCTACCGGCTCTCCTTGCAGTGTCTATTTTCATCTAGTTACACGTCTACTCAACAATCCTGATAtgtccatttcacagaggagggaagtgaggctcagagagtatAAATAGCTTGAGAGAGGGGAGTTGAAACAAGACTTAATCAAGGCCCAATTTCCAAACCTGTCCTCTTAATCTCACCTGCATTTGACAAGTATTAATTGAGTCACAATTGTTTACTTGCACTGTGATGGGCACTGGGGAGATGCGGAGGGAAGGAATAAAGATTTCTACCCTTTTGTAACTGATGTGGTGGGGGGTAGACAGATGTCAGAAAAGACACgacaagaaaattaataaatgaaagataatttCAGAGAGAAGTCAGAGTTATGAAGATAGCAAAAGGAGGTTATGTTGGGGGAGGTAATGATGGTGGGCTGCTGGCCTCTTTGAAGACATAACATTTGAGCTGGGACCTGAATGACCAGAAGCCAGATGTATGAAGAGCTGGGGGAAGGGCACTGACAGCAgtggaaacagcaagtgcaaaggccctgatgTGGAGCAGAGTTTGTTTTGTTCTAGAAACTCAGGCATGTCCTCACAGAGTTGGAAAGCATACACTCAGCACTgggaaaaatatgtttcattCCTTCCACTACCCAATCGCTTTCAGCAACCCGGGctgaaagaggagagaggctTTCTTGGTTTGGAGGGGCTCCAGGTTGCAGGGGGTAGCAGACAAGCCCTTGGGTTGAACCATCCTGGCCTTCCAGCTACCCCTCTCTCCTCCGCAAATGAGATGAGAATAAAACCAGCATCCAGTCTGGAGAGCATGCCCCTCAGCACATCTCGGGGGAGACCCTGATTCCTGAGACCAGGTGCGTGTCTCAGATGCAGAAATCGAGGCTGAGTCAGGAGAAATTACTTGTTCAGGATAACACACTCTTTAAATGTCGTCAGCCTTGTCACCCAGCCTGGTACCCCAGGTGCCTTCCCCTCATCATGCCAAGCTCCCAGCAATAAATAAACCCGTGCTtctgttccgcttcggcggcccagggttcaccggttcagatcccgggtgtggacatggcaccgcttgaaaagccatgctgtggcaggcgtcccacgtataaaatagaggaagatgggcacggatgttagctcagggccagtcttcctcagcaaaaaaaaaaaaaaaaaaaaagagagagaggaggattggcagcagatgttagttcagggctaatgttcctcaaaaaacaaaaaacaaaacaacaaacctGTGCTTCTTCCCCATTCTTCGTCTAGGGCTGGGCTGATAGCCCCTCTCCTTAGAACCAGGACATGGAGGCATGGCACTTAAGGCCACGACTTCCCTAGGATTGCAGACCAGAGAATCAGACCCTGGGCTCTGATACTATTAATAATGTTCACTCCCACTTACTGAGCAGCGTGATGCTCACTGGGCCCTGTTCTCTCTCAGCCTGTGCACTGGCGTGGTCTCATTCTCATCACTGCTAAGAGGTTTATTCCACAGTCCACAATCTTTTATCCAAAATTCCGAAGTCCAAAAAGCTCCGGAAACCGACAGTTTTCCCACAAATTGGGCATCACTTGGTTACAAAACCTGAGCTGACCTGACTTAATGAGGAACAATTTTCAGTCCTGGTCACTTACTGTGAACATCCACACCTTTCCTTGGGGAAATATTAAcgtgttttttttaaactgggcAGCCTCAGACCCCGCTGAGGGTGTTAAGTAATATACCGTACATGAACCGGGAAAACTTTCTAAAATCCGAAATATTCCGAATTCTGGAAATATACCTGGGCTTAACCATGGCCTCAGCCGTttttacagctaaggaaactgagtcactcCCTCCCACAGCGAGATCTCCGCGGTTCTGGGTTGAGGCTGCCCCCGGGAGTATTTCTATCCTAAAAGCGCGAAAGGTCTCGCCATTACATTACTGCGTGCAGTAGCCCGAAGTGCCAAGCCTCAAAGGCGAGCGTCCCCGGCGATGGGGCGCCCCGGGGGCTATGCACCGAGCGGGGACTATCCTTGGCGGGCGGGGCGAGGGGGCTTCCGGGGCGGCAGCCACCTGGCCCGGCCCCCTCCGGCCCCGCCCGCTTCTGCTTGTTGCGGTGATTCACTCCCTCCTTCGCCCCGGGGCCACCTTCCCGGCCAGACGGCGGGCAAGACGGCTGGGTGTGCAGCGTCCTCGAACCCGTGAGCAAGCGAGCAGATCCTCCGCGCTCCTAGGGACTCCGGCCCACGCCATGGCGGATTCCGAGCGCCTCTCGGCCCCCGGCTGCTGGACAGCCTGCACCAACTTCTGGCGCACCCGAAAGGGAATTCTCCTGTTTGCTGAAATTGTGAGCGTCCCGGGACAGGCGGGTGGGCAAAGGCGGGGTGGGGTGGCTGGACCACGCGGAGCCGGGCGGCCCCGGGTGAGGTAGGTGCGTGGCTAGGAGCGTGCGGCAGTGGGGCGCAGGTGGGTGGGTTAGTGGCGGAGGCCAGAAACCAGGGGCGCAGGGCGAGTCAGTGGGGTTTGGAGAAGGTAGTCGGGGCCTGCTGGCCCACGGGTTGGGACAAGAGGCCCATAGAGCATATAGGGGGCCCTGTGGAAGCAGACCGCGTGGACTCGTCTGTGGACTCATCGGAGGGGTCCcaaggggctgggaggtggggggcctTCCGTGGCAGGGCGTGGCGCGGCCTGGGCACTGGCGGGCGGGCTGGCGGCGCgcccaggggcggggcctggtgGGGTGGGGCCCTGCGCGTTTGTCCCCCAGGGTAGGGCTCCCTGCCCTCCGCCAGTTCTTCCTCCCCGCTCTGTGGTGGGGCGGGAGGTCGTTAGCTAGCTGTCCCTGCTGCTCAGGAGCCTTGGTTTCTCGCCCTCCTCAAAGTGGGCGCCGCCTTTGAGTCACTTCTAAAAGGGGTGAGGCGCCTTTAACCGAGCCCTGCCCCTCCAGTGTCGCTCTCACCGCTTCCCAAAGGGGTTGCCGGGGGAACCGCACGTCCCGCCCCGTCAAGGCCGTGAAGCTGGCGCCAGCAGTGCTCACAAAACACCTGGTGGCGCCACTCCCCGCAGGCCACCCCTATCTTAGAAGGGAaaaggggggaaactgaggcacggaacTCTACCctttactagctgggtgaccctgggcaagtcacttaacctctctgtgcctcacttttctaatctataaaatagagatactaATAACAGTACCCAGGTCATTaggttgttgtgatgattaagtgAAGTAATTCTTGTAGAGCTCTTAGAACAATATTTGGAACACAGTGTGCACACAGTAAGtgtttagctattattatttgtcattttcccagtCCTGGTAGGCATCTGAGACTCCCAATTTAAACCAATCCCCTCAGCCCTGGGAGCTGAGCGAGGCCCCTTGTCCCCTGTCATCCTTCCAGGTGTTGTGCCTGGTGATTCTGATCTGCTTCAGTGCCTCGACATCAGCATACTCCTCCCTGTCGGTGATTGAGATGATCCTTGCTGCTATCTTCTTTGTCATCTACATGTGTGACCTGCACAACAAAATACAGATCATCAACTGGCCTTGGAGTGTGAGAAAGGGGCCGAAAATGGCGAGGCTAGGGAGGGGCCTGGGCGGTTGGGATTGTCTGGGGAACTCTGGGTGCTGACTTCCGTCTTCTCCCTACACCTCACAGGATTTCTTCCGAACCCTCATAGCGGCCATCCTCTACCTGATCACCTCCATTGTTGTCCTTGTTAATGAAAGAAACCACTCCAGAATCACCGCAGGGGTAAAGGCCGTGGAGGCAGCTCCAAAGCATAGAGAGAGGGGTTTGAGGATCCAGGGGGCATTTCTGCCTCTGGCAGAAAGTGCATGACCAGGCCACAGTTGTCCTCAGGGCCTGAAGGAAAGTCTGGTTCAGGCCCTGGTTTTCCTCCCAAGATCATCATTTGCTGTAAAGGACCCTCCCTTGTCTGACACAGGCACCTCTGTGGGAAGCACAAAGAGGCGGGCCCTTTGTCAACACACTAGACTACCTTCTGCTAGAACTCCGTCTCAAATGACAGTATTAATGGTATTGCCTGTATGTGGGGCTCCTGTGTGGCTTCCCTGTGTTGAGAGGTACCAGGAGGGAGGATGGGATAGAGTCCAGTCTCCTGGCCTTTCCCTGGGGCTCTCTGGCTTCCCAACCTGGCACTTAGTCACCATCCCTGCATGGGGCAGTCACTGGAGGTGGTAGATACAAAGAGTAAGAGGCTGAGTAGGCTGGCCAACCTAATCCAACCCCCTCACTCCTATCTCTACCCCCAGGTACTGGGCCTAATTGCGACATGCCTCTTTGGCTATGATGCTTACACCACCTTCCCCTTGAGGCAGCAAAGACATTCAGCAGCCCCTACtggtaagtgtgtgtgtgtgttgggggggggggaggtgttGCTGAGGGGGCTGAGAATAAAAGGGGTCTCCCAAGGGCATGAATGCCAACTCTGTCCCTTATTGATACTTATGGCTTTAGTGCCAATAAGTACCATAAGCTTCCGTATTCTTGTCTAAAGAATGGGCATATGGATCCAGCCagtgctttctctcttttcctcacttGCAGACCCTGCAGATGGCCCGGTGTAGGTGAACTCCCTTCATTGCTCTCCGCAACCTGCAACTAACACCACCATGAAATAACTCCTCCCTGTCCCTACAACACTCCCAGCCAACTTCCAGCCCCCTATTGAGGTGAAAGTGCCTTTATCAGGAGAATCTCTCTTCCAGCTTGCCAATCAACCCTCTTGGGCGTGGCCACCTTGAAGGTGAGCCTAGGTCCCCCTTCCTTCTGCAGTACCCAAAAGGAGATGCCAGTTCTGCCTGGACTATGCCCCCACCTAAGCCACAAAATGAGGGAGGAGGGTGCCTCAGATTTCAGACTCTGGGCCCCAAGTTGTGACGCACTCCAAATAACCTCCTCAGTGTGGGGGTGGTTCTGcggaggaataaataaataataaacagatTGTTAGAACATATGgtaatgaataaattaatccTTTGGTCAAATGTGGCTAAATCTCAAGACATCAGGAGTGAGCAAATTGGGCAGGGGGTGCAGCTGGAACAGAGAGGTAAAGAAGCCAGGCTTGTTCTACAACACATTAAATTACTTCAATGATACAaacagacagggagagaggaaggaaggggatttATGACTTATGTGCGGGGGGAGAGGTGTCATCATCTACACTGACTTGAGCCTTCAGGCCACGGTACAGTTCTTGTCTCTGGCCTGGCGAGGCATCCCTGGGCGCGAGTTCCTGGGGAGCTGTGGAGATGGGGAGTTGGGGGTCTCAGTTGCAGTGTCCTGAGCAGGCACGGGCCTGCACAGGTGCGGGGGCAGTGGGATGCGTTCCCCTAGGAAGAAGCCGTCGTCCTCTGAGGACTCGGAACTGGGGCTGGAGGACGAGCTGGAGCAAGATTCCGAGTCGGATCCGGATCCCAAGTCACAGTGATGGCGGCGACATCTGCCAGAGTGGCggtggtgacggtggtggtggtggtggcggcggcggtggcgatgggtgggggccctgggagggggACTGCGCGGCCTGCGGCGCTGGGCTGGGGGTGCACTCAGGGTCCGCCGCGGGCCTCCCTCGGATACCAGGGGGTCTCGGAAGCTGACGCGTGGGGCGCTCTGGCGACCGAAGGCACCATCTTCCGGGGGCTGGTCTGGCTGGCCAGGGGGCCCCGGGGAAGGCTCTGGGGCGCTGCGAAGCCCCAGCTCTGGCATGGAGTGGCGGTGGGGGGCCCCTCTCAGAAAGCGGGCGGGCTCTTCGGGGCCTGCAGCTGGAAAGAGAGCGACTCCCTGTATCTGATCCCCCTCTCCCAGGGGAGGCCTTGGAAGgaccttctcctctcccctttcccccaTTAGGACCGGAAAGT
It encodes:
- the PLP2 gene encoding proteolipid protein 2 — translated: MADSERLSAPGCWTACTNFWRTRKGILLFAEIVLCLVILICFSASTSAYSSLSVIEMILAAIFFVIYMCDLHNKIQIINWPWSDFFRTLIAAILYLITSIVVLVNERNHSRITAGVLGLIATCLFGYDAYTTFPLRQQRHSAAPTDPADGPV